A stretch of DNA from Vibrio rhizosphaerae:
GAGGGGCCCTATATTAAAGTGCAATCTTAACTTACGCAAATCTGACGATCAGAAAAATCAGATTCGACCTATTCGCGCTGTAACATATATAATCCTTTGTTATCTATATATTTTTTAGAACAAATCTCATCTTATTCCACTCTTTCGCCATGTGTGTTTTTTTTTTCGTTATGATTTATGAGCTCTATCACGGAATGTCATGCAATTTCTTTTATAAACCGACGAATATGTTGCGTCGGTAAAAATCATCTGAGGTGATATCAATCAGACGCAGAGTCATAAAAAAACGCCTCCGGTGATCCCAAGAGGCGTTTTTAGATATTGTCGCGAAATATGGTTTTTCGCAATCACAGTGCAGACAAGTGTCTACTCCATCTCCGCATTATGATAAACCTGTTGAACGTCATCGCTGTCATCCAACATATCTAGGAATTTCTGGAACTTTTCAGCATCTTCACCAGCAATCTCAGTCCGGTTTTGTGGGACAAAGGTAATCTCTTCCACATCCAGACTGACATCCGGGAAAGCTTCAGTCAGTGCAGTCTTCGCTTTGAAGAATTCGGTATGCGGGGCAAACACCGTCATCACACCGTCTTCCAGCTCAATATCCGTTACATCAACATCAGCCATAACTAACGCTTCGAGCACAGTTTCTTCATCATCGCCTTTAAACTGGAATACTGCCTGATGGTCAAACATATGAGCAACTGTGCCCGGGCTACCAATCTTGGCTCCTGTCTTGACAAAGCACTGACGGACATCTTGGTAGGTACGGTTACCGTTATCGGTTAGACAGTCAACAATCACACTGACACCACCGGGACCAAATCCCTCATAACGAGCAGGCTGGTAATCTTCACCAGAGCCTCCCGAGGCTTTATCCAGCGCTTTGTCGATCACATGGCCGGGAACCTGATCTTTTTTCGCTTTTGCGATTAAGTGTTTCAGAGAAAGGTTGGTATCCGGATCCGTCCCCCCGTTCTTTGCACACACGTAAATCTCTTTGCCGTATTTGGAATAAACTTTAATCTTTGCGCCTTGAGTCTTCGCCATGGAAGCTTTACGCACTTCAAAACTTCTTCCCATCGGGATATTCTCTCTCATTAATTGAACGCGACGGATTGTAGAAAAAACACAGAACCATTTCAATTTCTGCCGGTTCAGGGAGCGGTTTACATCACACCCATCACCTTTTTATATTTATCTACTGATTGTTGAAAGCATGTCTGTTCATCAGTGGTTCGCAACGTCTCCTGATGCTGAATGAAAACTTCAGGCCCGGCCTTTCCTTGTTTCAGTTTCCAGACTAAAAAGGCAGCCTGCTTATCCAACTCGATCCGGTTCTTCTCTTCAGCACTCAATTCTGCAAGATTAAAAGACATGAAATCACCCGTCATCTGTAAACAAGTGGTGCAATATACCACAGGCATCAAGAAAATTAAGCGCTAACTGATGTTTGCGCCGCCTGATGCGATTCAAAAAAAGGGGCAGCTCAGCTGCCCCTTCTTATCCAATATAAAACGCTTAATGAAGTAAGCCGAGTTCCCTAGCTTCTTCAAGTGTTAAACCACTTTCACGAATCTCTCTCATCACTTCAATCCGGCGTCGGGCTTCGGCTGACTTGAGATTTTTCGTGGGTTTTTGCAATTCAACTTCGTCCGTGAAGTCCCATTTGTTTGCGATATTCGTCATTTCATCATGGTCGATTGAATTGATAGACATAAATCACCTCCGGACAAACCATGTTAGGGACACGTATTCTATAGCGAAGCTGAAAAATCTTGTTAAGCAAAATTATCTAAGAGTGTGATAGTGGCGATAGTTCTGTAAAAATATTGATAGATGTAAGAATAAAATTTTGCGTCCGTTGGAACGGCGCAGTACTTTAATAAATTACTCCCCTTTTTTTGCTCAACGCATTCCCGCTTCTTTCACGATAATTTTTGCCATGCACATCCTATACGGAACGATGATCAAGGGACAATGTGATGAACTCACTCGTCATATTGCGTTTGGCGTTAATTTGATAACCGGGCTGATGCGTTCATTTTCTGACAGGCAAAAAAAAAGCGAGCATGGGGTGCTCGCAAAAATGCTAAGTATGAATATAACAACGTGAACCTAACCAATGACATCGGTAGGATATAGGTTGTCTTTCGGGATAAAGAATAACGGCCTCTGCCGCCGCCTCTGTCAGGAAGATGTCAAAGCTATGCAAAGACCGTCGGGGTTTGTCACCTTGGTTCCAAGATGACATCACATCATGTCCCGTCTGTCCGTCCTAAATGCCGATCGCAACTTCATCAAGGACTAAAAAGACCGATTCGTCCAAATGCCCTTCACTGATCTGTTTGCACACTTTACGCCGAACGGCCAGTCCGGAGATCAATCGTTCAATAGACAAATGCTTATTGCGACTCCGGGAATTATACAGCTCAATCGTCTTACTCAACGTCTCATATGGCAGAACCGTATCACCGACTTTTAACCAATCGAGTTTATCAATCAACTCCTGACACTCTTCCCGGATTAATGATGGGGAATGCCCGGTCATCGCAGATAAAGCGCTTATACTGCGTTCCAGAGCCTCCTGTGAGGTATATTTTGACAAGGTGATCGTAATTTCGTCCGCATTGATCTCAACCAAGTGTTTTCGTAACTTGACCCGGCGCCCCAAATTGCCTCTTGGAGACGGCGATTTACGTTGGATGGGCTCAAACTCACCATCAATGATCGAAGCCAGCTCCTCCAACT
This window harbors:
- a CDS encoding YebC/PmpR family DNA-binding transcriptional regulator; translated protein: MGRSFEVRKASMAKTQGAKIKVYSKYGKEIYVCAKNGGTDPDTNLSLKHLIAKAKKDQVPGHVIDKALDKASGGSGEDYQPARYEGFGPGGVSVIVDCLTDNGNRTYQDVRQCFVKTGAKIGSPGTVAHMFDHQAVFQFKGDDEETVLEALVMADVDVTDIELEDGVMTVFAPHTEFFKAKTALTEAFPDVSLDVEEITFVPQNRTEIAGEDAEKFQKFLDMLDDSDDVQQVYHNAEME
- a CDS encoding PA3496 family putative envelope integrity protein; translation: MSINSIDHDEMTNIANKWDFTDEVELQKPTKNLKSAEARRRIEVMREIRESGLTLEEARELGLLH
- a CDS encoding DUF3283 family protein — its product is MSFNLAELSAEEKNRIELDKQAAFLVWKLKQGKAGPEVFIQHQETLRTTDEQTCFQQSVDKYKKVMGVM